In Ornithodoros turicata isolate Travis chromosome 1, ASM3712646v1, whole genome shotgun sequence, the DNA window acatccctgaaacggaaactatCAACACTGTTTCACAGTTGACCGCACTAAACAAAATAAAATCTAAAGCAATTATTTGGTCATTACTGCATTCATTCAGCCCCCCACACAACTCAATAATGAGAGCCAGATTTTGACCTCATTTGAGGTCAAATATCTCAATGAGCAAAGGTTCCACTTCTCGAGGGTTTAGATCAACCAAAATGCTAACTTGATTTTCATTGAGAGTTCGCATGTCTTCTAGATTGCGCATTAGATGCAGGAAGACGGATCGACTCTCACAGCCTGTGTAAATGGTGTCCAAATAACGCCGTAGCAAGTACAGATAAGTGTCCTGCTCAAACATAACCACATCACGATGCACAAGGTTGGGACGCTCAGGTGTAAACAACGTTATGGCACTGAGTAACAACATTATGTTCTCATCTACGCGCCATTCGGGACGAAAAGCGTTGATGAATCGCTTGTGCTCTTCGTAGACATTTCCCCGAGCCTCCTTCAAGATGTCCAACTTGATGGACATTAACCGTGGGTCGGGTCCCTTCCAACAATCCCGCTCTGCATCGTAAGACATAACCGAACGCAACAGCATCAATTCTGTGCTTCCACCTTTAAGCAGAGCTACCTGATCCTCTTGACACAAAGTTTTGAATGCTGCAATCCGTTTGGACATCTTAATCAGCCTTCGGATGGCATGATCAGTCATGTTGATTACATCTACCAAACTCGGATCTGGGTCACATGCCAGTGGGAGTTTGAGCACTTCATTTGCTGTTGCCAGTTCCTGTATTCGTGTCAGTTCCAGCTCAGTAAGGGTACGGCCTTCAATGTGAGGAAACTGACTACGGACAGCACGTTCCCGGACAAGCTGAGAACCATTTTCCCACTGCTTACGACACGTCACTCTTAAGGCATCCAAGCTACGGGACTCCAGGTGATCCTCAGGTTCAGATTTGACTTGAGGGTCTGCCGTGTGTGCTATCTTTGGTGGAGGTTCATCCTCTTCATCTGTTATAGACGAAAGAGGCGTGTCCGGCATACCATCTTCATTTCGAAAGGCCCTCTTTAGACGGTTCTCTTCAATTTTGGCTCGTTTCTCCTGCTTCTCTGCTTCCGTTAATATACATTCTTTCTTCATACCTAAGGCAAAGCATTTCTGCAAACGGCATCGTTGGCAGAAGCGTCTTGTCCTTGTGTTCACCTCGCAGTCATTCTTGAAGAGACATCGGAATTCCTGTTGTCAAAGATCAAGTCCTAGCTTGTGAAACTCAAGGTAACATAGTTACATCTCCAGAATTCAAGGGACAGTTACTTTACAAAGCCAAGGAGACTGAAAAACTTGACAATTATGTTCCATGTATGCTAGGAAACACTTTCTTTGATGCGCTCAATTTGTAATTAAATTTTACAAAGTTTTTAGGAAAGAGTCTTTCTCACTGTCAAAATAAATGTAAATAATTCGACAGACGTGTCTTAGGAAGAAAAGTTAAAATCTCAAGAGCACCTTGGTGTGGCATTAAAGAGACTTGCCTTATTTCGGAGAGCATTACGGCGAAAAAATGCTTTGCAACTTTCACACGTCAATGCCCCAAAGTTGTATCCAAAGGCCTTGTCAGAGCAGACGCCACATAGCTTGGGTTCTAGCTTCTCCTCAGCCATCACTAGTTGTCCATCAACTACAGTGAAAGAAGCATCTTTGGCCCACGTCCTTTACACAAGCAAGCAATGCAAAGTATATGCTATTCAACGGACGTGGTGAAACGTCACTTTTGTCAATCGTATGCTTtcttaacagccatataaatgGACCAGGCTCGGAGAAACATAACATAACGTTTCTTTTTACCCCAAACACAAGAGGACGATGCCACCGATTCTTGGAACGCCTTCATCCGAACTAAATGAAGACACCGTCAAATCACCTAACATGAATTTGCGCAATCAGCCTTCAAGATCGTCGTTCAGTTCATACCACAGGGCGTTATCCTCTCTTCTAATCCGACGACACCCCAACCACGCATCTACCTTGTCAGCTCAAGCAATCGCATATAAACAGGAAAACACCCTCTGTCGTGAGATTGCACCAGACCACGGCAGACGATTCACAAGTAAAAGCAGACAACACAAAAACACGAAAACTTTTGCAAATCAGTCAGCAAATTGGAAAGTTTTATACAGTTGAAAATGTACTTTATCGATAAACTCACAAGCACGTGATGTGTGGCGCAAGTTCGAAAGGCTTGTGGTTGGgatagaggtgtgcgccgccgccgGAGATCGGGGcctcgccgtcgccgccgtaccaaaactgtcggcgcgccgccgccgatgttgaaaaatcggcgcgggtgtgtaatgtgcccattttgatccactttctataaacgaatatctcctatacctaatattttgttcgtttgttttttcATCTTAGGTTCCAagcttcatttgtggtgtttttagcagtaacaattttatctcctgatatgctgtttatgctttagagtttcgtttcatagtcgaccctggaggcacaactccaggaaaacttgtcattcaattcttgcaggttgtctgccggtcatccaccaacaccata includes these proteins:
- the LOC135377218 gene encoding nuclear hormone receptor HR96-like, with amino-acid sequence MKAFQESVASSSCVWVDGQLVMAEEKLEPKLCGVCSDKAFGYNFGALTCESCKAFFRRNALRNKEFRCLFKNDCEVNTRTRRFCQRCRLQKCFALGMKKECILTEAEKQEKRAKIEENRLKRAFRNEDGMPDTPLSSITDEEDEPPPKIAHTADPQVKSEPEDHLESRSLDALRVTCRKQWENGSQLVRERAVRSQFPHIEGRTLTELELTRIQELATANEVLKLPLACDPDPSLVDVINMTDHAIRRLIKMSKRIAAFKTLCQEDQVALLKGGSTELMLLRSVMSYDAERDCWKGPDPRLMSIKLDILKEARGNVYEEHKRFINAFRPEWRVDENIMLLLSAITLFTPERPNLVHRDVVMFEQDTYLYLLRRYLDTIYTGCESRSVFLHLMRNLEDMRTLNENQVSILVDLNPREVEPLLIEIFDLK